TCGAGGCGAGGTACGTGTCGAGAGTCGCCTCCACCCGCCGGCGCCGGTCGGCGGGGGCGTCGAGCGCCGCGCGCAGCGCAGACAGCAGTCCGTCGGTGTGCCGGGTGGCCAGCGCGCGGTACAGGCCGCTCTTGTCGCCGAAGTGCCGGTAGAGGATCGGCTTGGTGATCCCGGCCTCCGCGGCGATGGCGTTCATCGAGGCCTTCGGGCCGTCCCTGAGCACCACACGGTCCGCCGCCTCCAGCAGTTCGCGGCGGCGCTGGTCGGCCGACTTCTGCTGGTCGGCCCGGTGTGCAGTGTCCATAGCGTGTCTCCCCGCCCGTGCGAATTCCGTGAGGCCCGGGCAACGTAACACCCGCTCGGCCTCCGATGCGGGCCGGGCCGTGACGGGAGGCCGGGACGGGACGGCGGTTGACAGCACCTACTTGCCGGTAACAGACTGCGGTTACCGCAAGTAACGTAGTGCCGGGAGGGAACATGGCCGAGTTCACGCTCGATCTCAACGACGACCAGAAGCAGGTCCGTGACTGGCTGCACGGATTCGCCGCGGACGTGATGCGCCCCGCCGCCGCCGAGTGGGACGAGCGTGAGGAGACCCCCTGGCCCATCATCCAGGAGGCGGCCAAGCTCGGCATCTACTCCCTGGACTTCTACGCCCAGCAGTTCTTCGACCCGACCGGCCTCGGCATCCCGATGGCGATGGAGGAGCTCTTCTGGGGCGACGCGGGCATCGCGCTCTCCATCGTAGGCACCGGCCTCGCTGCCGTCGGCGTCCTCGCCAACGGCACCGAGGAGCAGATCGGCACCTGGATCCCGCAGATGTACGGCGACGTCAACGACGTCAAGGTCGCCGCCTTCTGCTCCTCCGAGCCGGACGCGGGCTCCGACGTCGCCTCGATGCGCACCCGCGCCGTCTACGACGAGGCCAAGGACGAGTGGGTCCTCAACGGCACCAAGACCTGGGCGACCAACGGCGGCATCGCCAACGTCCACGTCGTCGTCGCCTGCGTCGACGCGGAACTCGGCTCCAAGGGCCACGCCTCCTTCATCGTGCCGCCGAACACCCCCGGCCTGTCCCAGGGTCAGAAGTTCCAGAAGCACGGCATCCGCGCCTCGCACACCGCCGAGGTCGTCCTGGAGGACGTGCGCATCCCCGGCAGCTGCCTGCTCGGCGGCAAGGAGAAGCTCGACGAGCGCCTCGCCCGGGCCCGCGAGAAGGCGAAGGCGGGCGGCGGCGAGCGGGTGAAGAACGCCGCCATGGCCACCTTCGAGGCCTCCCGCCCGGCCGTCGGCGCCATGGCCGTCGGCACCGCCCGCGCCGCGTACGAGGTCGCCCTCGACTACGCGAAGACCCGCGAGCAGTTCGGCCGCCCGATCATCGACAACCAGGGCATCGCCTTCCAGCTCGCCGACATGCGCACCCAGATCGACGCCGCCCGGCTCCTCGTCTGGCGTGCCTCCTGGATGGCGACCACCGGCAAGCCGTTCACGTCGGCCGAGGGCTCGATGTCCAAGCTCTTCGCGAGCGAGGTCGCCAAGAAGGTGACCGCGCAGGCCATCCAGATCCTCGGCGGCAACGGCTTCACCCGCGAGTACCCCGTGGAGCGGATGCACCGCGACGCCGCGATCTACACCATCTTCGAGGGCACCAGCGAGATCCAGCGCCTGGTGATCGCCCGCACCCTCTCCGGGATGCAGATCCGCTGACCCGGTCGGGGA
This sequence is a window from Streptomyces sp. HUAS YS2. Protein-coding genes within it:
- a CDS encoding acyl-CoA dehydrogenase family protein is translated as MAEFTLDLNDDQKQVRDWLHGFAADVMRPAAAEWDEREETPWPIIQEAAKLGIYSLDFYAQQFFDPTGLGIPMAMEELFWGDAGIALSIVGTGLAAVGVLANGTEEQIGTWIPQMYGDVNDVKVAAFCSSEPDAGSDVASMRTRAVYDEAKDEWVLNGTKTWATNGGIANVHVVVACVDAELGSKGHASFIVPPNTPGLSQGQKFQKHGIRASHTAEVVLEDVRIPGSCLLGGKEKLDERLARAREKAKAGGGERVKNAAMATFEASRPAVGAMAVGTARAAYEVALDYAKTREQFGRPIIDNQGIAFQLADMRTQIDAARLLVWRASWMATTGKPFTSAEGSMSKLFASEVAKKVTAQAIQILGGNGFTREYPVERMHRDAAIYTIFEGTSEIQRLVIARTLSGMQIR